A genomic segment from Pseudomonas sessilinigenes encodes:
- a CDS encoding Maf family protein: MLPLLLASSSTYRRELLSRLQLPFTCASPDIDESHRPNESATELVKRLAEEKARALASSHPTHLIIGSDQVAVLGERIIGKPHTFAKARQQLLDASGKSVTFLTGLALLNSQTGQCQVDCIPLKVNMRQLNSQRIERYLHAEQPFDCAGSFKAEGLGVSLFQSTEGCDATSLIGLPLIRLIDMLLAEGVEIP, translated from the coding sequence ATGCTGCCTTTATTACTCGCCTCAAGCTCGACCTACCGCCGGGAACTACTGTCCCGCCTGCAACTCCCCTTCACCTGCGCTTCCCCGGACATCGACGAAAGCCATCGCCCAAACGAGAGTGCCACGGAGCTGGTCAAGCGCCTGGCCGAGGAAAAGGCCCGGGCACTTGCCAGCAGCCATCCGACGCACCTGATCATCGGCTCGGACCAGGTCGCCGTGCTGGGCGAGAGAATCATCGGCAAGCCCCATACTTTCGCCAAGGCCCGCCAGCAACTCCTGGATGCCAGCGGCAAGAGCGTGACCTTCCTGACCGGGCTCGCCCTACTGAACAGCCAGACCGGCCAATGCCAGGTGGACTGCATCCCCCTCAAAGTCAACATGCGTCAACTCAACAGCCAGCGCATCGAACGCTACCTGCACGCCGAACAGCCGTTTGACTGTGCCGGCAGCTTCAAGGCCGAAGGCCTCGGAGTGAGCCTCTTTCAAAGCACCGAAGGCTGCGACGCTACCAGCCTGATAGGCCTGCCATTGATCCGCCTGATAGACATGCTGCTGGCCGAAGGTGTGGAAATCCCCTGA
- the fabG gene encoding 3-oxoacyl-ACP reductase FabG has product MSLQGKVALVTGASRGIGQAIALELGRMGAIVVGTATSASGAERIAATLKENGVQGTGLELNVTSNESVAAVLASITEQFGAPAILVNNAGITRDNLMMRMKDDEWYDVVDTNLNSLYRLSKGVLRGMTKARWGRIINIGSVVGAMGNAGQVNYAAAKAGLEGFSRALAREVGSRSITVNAVAPGFIDTDMTRELPEAQREALQAQIPLGRLGQAQEIAQVVAFLASDGAAYVTGATIPVNGGMYM; this is encoded by the coding sequence ATGAGTCTGCAAGGTAAAGTTGCACTGGTGACCGGCGCCAGCCGCGGTATCGGCCAGGCTATCGCCCTTGAGCTGGGGCGTATGGGCGCTATTGTCGTGGGCACTGCCACTTCTGCCTCGGGTGCCGAGCGTATCGCCGCGACCCTCAAGGAAAATGGTGTCCAGGGCACTGGCCTGGAACTCAATGTCACCAGCAATGAATCCGTGGCTGCGGTGCTGGCCAGCATCACCGAGCAGTTCGGTGCACCGGCTATCCTGGTGAACAATGCCGGTATTACCCGCGACAACCTGATGATGCGGATGAAAGACGACGAGTGGTACGACGTGGTCGATACCAACCTCAATAGTCTGTATCGCCTGTCCAAGGGTGTACTGCGCGGCATGACCAAGGCTCGCTGGGGCCGAATCATCAATATTGGTTCGGTTGTGGGTGCCATGGGTAACGCAGGCCAAGTAAACTACGCCGCCGCCAAGGCTGGCCTGGAAGGTTTCAGCCGCGCCCTGGCGCGAGAAGTGGGTTCAAGGTCGATCACCGTGAACGCGGTCGCTCCCGGTTTTATCGATACCGATATGACCCGTGAGCTGCCAGAAGCGCAGCGTGAAGCCCTGCAGGCACAGATTCCGCTGGGTCGTCTGGGGCAGGCCCAAGAGATCGCGCAAGTGGTCGCTTTCCTGGCCTCCGACGGTGCGGCATACGTTACTGGGGCTACAATCCCGGTCAACGGCGGGATGTACATGTGA
- the fabF gene encoding beta-ketoacyl-ACP synthase II — protein MSRRRVVVTGMGMLSPLGTDVPSSWQGILAGQSGIGLIEHTDLSAYSTRFGGSVKGFNVEEYLSAKEARKLDLFIQYGLAAGFQAVRNAGLEVTDANRDRIGVAMGSGIGGLTNIEETSRTLHDSGPRRISPFFVPGSIINMISGFLSIHLGLQGPNYAISTACTTGTHCIGMAARNIAYGEADVMIAGGAEMAACGLGMGGFGASRALSTRNDEPTRASRPWDKGRDGFVLSDGSGALVLEELEHAKARGATIYAELIGFGMSGDAYHMTSPPADGAGAARCIANALRDAKINADQVQYINAHGTSTPAGDLAEAEAIKSVFGDHAYKLAVSSTKSMTGHLLGAAGAIEAIFSVLAINSQVAPPTINLDEPDEGCDLDFVPHTARSMDIDVVLSNSFGFGGTNGSLVFRRFSE, from the coding sequence GTGTCGCGTAGACGCGTCGTAGTCACCGGTATGGGTATGTTGTCGCCACTGGGTACTGATGTACCGAGCAGCTGGCAGGGCATTCTGGCTGGCCAAAGTGGCATCGGTCTGATCGAACACACCGACCTTTCTGCCTATTCCACCCGTTTTGGCGGCTCGGTAAAGGGCTTCAATGTCGAGGAGTACCTGTCGGCCAAAGAGGCCCGCAAGCTCGACCTGTTCATTCAATACGGCCTGGCGGCCGGATTCCAGGCGGTACGCAATGCGGGCCTGGAAGTCACCGACGCCAACCGTGATCGCATTGGCGTGGCCATGGGCTCGGGTATTGGCGGTCTGACCAATATCGAGGAAACCAGCCGCACCTTGCACGATTCCGGCCCGCGGCGGATTTCCCCGTTCTTCGTGCCCGGTTCGATCATCAATATGATTTCCGGCTTCCTGTCCATTCACCTGGGGCTCCAGGGGCCGAACTACGCCATTTCCACGGCGTGTACCACGGGTACCCACTGCATCGGCATGGCTGCGCGCAATATTGCTTACGGCGAAGCCGACGTGATGATTGCCGGCGGCGCCGAGATGGCTGCTTGCGGCCTGGGCATGGGCGGCTTCGGGGCATCCCGTGCACTGTCGACTCGCAACGACGAGCCCACCCGCGCCAGCCGTCCATGGGACAAGGGGCGTGATGGTTTCGTGCTGTCTGACGGCTCCGGAGCCCTGGTCCTGGAGGAGCTGGAGCATGCCAAGGCGCGCGGCGCCACCATCTATGCCGAGTTGATCGGCTTTGGCATGAGCGGCGACGCCTATCACATGACTTCACCGCCCGCAGACGGCGCCGGTGCAGCTCGCTGCATCGCCAACGCCCTGCGCGACGCGAAGATCAATGCCGATCAGGTGCAGTACATCAATGCCCATGGTACTTCGACGCCTGCTGGTGACCTGGCGGAAGCCGAAGCGATCAAGAGTGTGTTCGGCGACCACGCCTACAAGCTCGCGGTCAGTTCCACCAAGTCCATGACTGGCCACCTGTTGGGTGCCGCCGGGGCGATCGAGGCGATCTTCAGCGTGCTGGCGATCAATAGCCAGGTCGCACCGCCCACCATCAACCTGGATGAGCCGGACGAAGGCTGCGACCTGGATTTCGTGCCGCACACTGCGCGCAGCATGGATATCGATGTCGTGCTGTCCAACTCCTTCGGTTTTGGTGGGACCAACGGCTCCCTGGTATTCCGTCGGTTTTCCGAGTGA
- the plsX gene encoding phosphate acyltransferase PlsX yields MSAQVIAIDAMGGDFGPRSIVQASIACLSATPSLHLTLVGQPSLLEELLSGQPAVDRSRLTITPASEVVTMDEKPSQALRGKPDSSMRVALELLREEKVQACVSAGNTGALMALSRYVLKTLPGIDRPAMVAAIPTQRGYCQLLDLGANVDCSAEHLLQFAIMGSVAAQTLGIARPRVALLNIGTEDIKGNQQVKLAASLLQQARGLNYIGFVEGDGLYRGEADVVVCDGFVGNILLKSSEGLATMISSRIEALFRRSLLSRAVGALALPLMRRLQADLAPARHNGASFLGLQGIVVKSHGSAGVQGFQSAIQRALIEIQEDLPRRLHGRLEDLLL; encoded by the coding sequence TTGTCCGCTCAAGTCATCGCGATTGACGCAATGGGCGGGGACTTCGGTCCCCGCAGCATTGTTCAGGCCAGTATTGCTTGCCTTTCTGCTACCCCCTCGTTGCACCTGACCCTTGTGGGTCAACCCTCCCTCCTTGAAGAACTGTTATCTGGCCAGCCGGCTGTGGATCGCTCGCGCCTGACGATTACCCCTGCGAGCGAGGTGGTCACCATGGACGAGAAACCCTCCCAGGCCCTGCGTGGCAAGCCCGATTCTTCGATGCGGGTGGCGCTTGAGCTGTTGCGCGAGGAAAAGGTCCAGGCTTGTGTCAGTGCCGGTAATACCGGGGCGCTCATGGCGCTGTCGCGCTACGTACTCAAGACCCTGCCCGGTATCGATCGCCCGGCGATGGTGGCTGCCATTCCCACTCAGCGTGGCTACTGCCAATTACTCGACCTGGGGGCCAACGTCGATTGCAGCGCCGAGCATCTGTTGCAATTCGCCATCATGGGCTCGGTTGCGGCGCAAACCCTGGGCATCGCTCGTCCCCGGGTGGCCTTGCTGAATATCGGCACCGAGGACATCAAGGGTAATCAGCAGGTCAAGCTTGCAGCGAGCCTTTTGCAGCAGGCCCGTGGCTTGAACTACATAGGGTTCGTCGAGGGCGACGGGCTGTATCGTGGTGAGGCCGACGTGGTGGTGTGCGACGGATTCGTCGGCAACATCCTGCTCAAGTCCAGTGAGGGCTTGGCCACCATGATTTCATCCCGTATCGAGGCCTTGTTCAGGCGCAGCCTGCTGTCCAGGGCTGTGGGGGCGCTGGCGTTGCCGTTGATGCGGCGATTGCAGGCCGATCTGGCACCGGCCCGGCACAACGGCGCAAGCTTTCTCGGGCTGCAGGGTATTGTGGTGAAAAGCCACGGTTCGGCTGGGGTCCAGGGGTTCCAAAGTGCGATTCAACGAGCGCTGATCGAGATCCAGGAAGATCTGCCGCGTCGCCTGCATGGGCGTCTTGAAGACTTGCTGCTTTAG
- a CDS encoding DNA polymerase III subunit delta', translating into MADVFPWQASLWQQLAGRTQHAHAYLLHGPAGIGKRALAERLMARLLCQKPQGLDACGQCKSCLLLQAGSHPDNYILEPEEADKAIKVDQVRELVSFVVQTAQLGGRKVVLIEPVEAMNINASNALLKSLEEPSGDTVLLLVSHQPSRLLPTIKSRCVQQACPLPSEAMSLQWLATALPECSEEERVELLTLAAGSPLAAAGLQAQGVREQRAQVVEGVKKLLKQQQSPTQLAESWNAIPLLLLFDWFCDWSNLALRYQLTQDEDGLGLADMRKVVQYLAQKSPQARVLEIQDWILAQRQKVLNKANLNRVLLLEALLVQWAALPTRN; encoded by the coding sequence GTGGCTGACGTCTTTCCCTGGCAGGCGAGCCTCTGGCAGCAATTGGCCGGGCGTACCCAGCATGCCCATGCCTATCTCCTGCATGGCCCTGCGGGGATCGGCAAGCGAGCCCTGGCCGAGCGCCTGATGGCGCGCTTGCTGTGCCAGAAGCCACAAGGGCTGGACGCCTGTGGGCAATGCAAGTCCTGCCTGCTGCTGCAGGCGGGCAGCCATCCGGACAACTACATCCTGGAGCCCGAAGAGGCGGACAAGGCGATCAAGGTCGACCAGGTGCGCGAGCTGGTGAGTTTCGTGGTCCAGACCGCGCAGTTGGGTGGTCGCAAGGTGGTGCTGATCGAGCCTGTGGAGGCGATGAACATCAATGCTTCCAACGCATTGCTCAAGAGTCTTGAAGAGCCTTCCGGAGACACTGTGCTGTTGCTGGTCAGCCACCAGCCCAGTCGGTTGTTGCCGACCATCAAGAGCCGCTGCGTGCAGCAGGCTTGTCCGTTGCCCAGCGAGGCTATGAGCCTGCAGTGGCTGGCCACAGCCTTGCCCGAATGCAGCGAAGAGGAGCGAGTGGAGCTGTTGACCCTGGCTGCCGGTTCGCCCCTGGCTGCCGCCGGATTGCAGGCCCAGGGCGTTCGTGAGCAGCGTGCGCAGGTAGTGGAAGGGGTGAAGAAGCTGCTCAAGCAACAGCAGTCGCCAACCCAGTTGGCCGAGTCCTGGAACGCCATTCCCTTGCTGCTGCTGTTCGATTGGTTCTGTGACTGGTCGAACCTGGCCCTGCGCTATCAACTGACCCAGGACGAGGACGGGCTGGGATTGGCTGATATGCGCAAGGTGGTGCAGTACCTGGCGCAGAAGTCGCCCCAGGCCAGGGTCCTGGAGATCCAGGACTGGATCCTGGCCCAACGGCAGAAGGTCCTGAACAAGGCCAATCTCAATCGTGTCCTGTTGTTGGAGGCGTTGTTGGTCCAGTGGGCGGCGCTGCCTACCCGGAACTGA
- the acpP gene encoding acyl carrier protein: protein MSTIEERVKKIVAEQLGVKEEEVVNTASFVEDLGADSLDTVELVMALEEEFETEIPDEEAEKITTVQAAIDYVNSHQA from the coding sequence ATGAGCACCATCGAAGAGCGCGTCAAGAAAATCGTTGCTGAGCAACTGGGCGTTAAAGAAGAAGAAGTTGTTAACACCGCTTCCTTCGTTGAAGACCTGGGTGCCGACTCCCTTGACACCGTTGAGCTGGTGATGGCTCTGGAAGAGGAATTCGAGACCGAAATTCCTGACGAAGAAGCTGAGAAGATCACTACCGTTCAAGCAGCTATCGACTACGTTAACAGCCACCAGGCTTAA
- a CDS encoding YceD family protein yields the protein MLNDPIPSHVDPRKLADRGTTLEGEVLLADLERLCDPLSDNVGTVQAKFVFERDERKSVVIHSSIDVEVKMVCQRCLELVTLPIHSECSYAVVKEGANTQSLPKGYDVLELGEDPLDLQALIEEELLLALPIVPAHHPEECQQPDGLDEPEPSEDEVTRSNPFSVLAQLKRDPNV from the coding sequence ATGTTGAATGACCCGATTCCATCTCACGTTGACCCGCGCAAATTGGCTGATCGTGGCACTACCCTTGAGGGTGAGGTGCTGCTGGCCGATTTGGAGAGACTCTGCGACCCGCTTTCCGACAACGTCGGTACGGTGCAGGCCAAATTCGTTTTCGAGCGCGACGAGCGTAAGTCTGTGGTTATCCACAGTTCTATCGACGTCGAAGTCAAAATGGTTTGCCAGCGTTGTCTTGAGCTGGTCACCCTGCCGATCCACAGCGAATGCAGTTACGCGGTGGTGAAAGAGGGTGCAAATACCCAGTCGTTGCCGAAAGGTTATGACGTGCTGGAACTGGGCGAGGATCCTTTGGATCTGCAGGCGTTGATCGAGGAAGAGCTTTTGCTTGCCCTGCCAATCGTGCCTGCTCATCATCCGGAAGAATGCCAGCAGCCGGACGGGCTCGACGAGCCCGAGCCGAGCGAGGACGAGGTAACGCGGTCCAACCCGTTCAGTGTATTGGCGCAGTTAAAGCGTGACCCAAACGTTTAG
- the fabD gene encoding ACP S-malonyltransferase, whose translation MSASLAFVFPGQGSQSLGMLAELGAQYPLVLDTFKEASDALGYDLWALTQEGPQELLNQTDRTQPAILTASIALWRVWLAEGGARPAFVAGHSLGEYSALVAAGSLTLAEAVKLVERRGQLMQEAVPAGQGGMAAILGLDDADVVAACNEAAQGEVVSAVNYNSPGQVVIAGAKAAVDRAIEGCKARGAKRALPLPVSVPSHCELMRPAAERFAESIAAINWQAPQIPLVQNVSAAVAVDLDTLKRDLLEQLYKPVRWVESVQTLAASGATQLVECGPGKVLAGLNKRCAEGVATSNLNTPEAFAAARAELA comes from the coding sequence ATGTCTGCATCCCTCGCATTCGTCTTTCCAGGGCAGGGCTCGCAGTCCCTCGGCATGTTGGCCGAGCTGGGCGCGCAGTACCCGTTGGTCCTCGATACTTTCAAAGAAGCCTCCGATGCTTTGGGCTACGACCTTTGGGCACTGACCCAGGAGGGTCCGCAAGAGCTGCTCAATCAAACCGACAGGACTCAGCCTGCGATCCTCACCGCCTCTATCGCCCTTTGGCGCGTATGGCTGGCTGAGGGTGGTGCGCGGCCGGCTTTCGTTGCCGGTCACAGCCTGGGCGAATACAGCGCGCTGGTTGCCGCTGGTAGCCTGACTTTGGCTGAAGCGGTCAAGCTGGTGGAACGCCGTGGCCAGCTGATGCAGGAAGCTGTGCCGGCAGGCCAGGGCGGCATGGCCGCGATTCTTGGCCTGGATGATGCCGATGTGGTGGCGGCCTGTAATGAAGCTGCCCAGGGTGAAGTGGTTAGCGCGGTGAACTACAACTCTCCGGGCCAGGTTGTAATTGCCGGTGCCAAGGCGGCGGTGGATCGTGCCATCGAAGGCTGCAAGGCGCGTGGCGCCAAGCGCGCCCTGCCTTTGCCGGTCAGCGTGCCATCTCACTGTGAGTTGATGCGTCCGGCGGCTGAGCGTTTTGCCGAATCGATCGCAGCGATCAACTGGCAGGCGCCACAGATCCCGCTGGTGCAGAACGTCAGCGCCGCAGTGGCAGTGGATCTGGATACCCTCAAGCGTGACTTGCTGGAGCAGTTGTACAAGCCGGTTCGTTGGGTCGAGTCGGTGCAGACCCTGGCAGCCAGCGGTGCTACCCAATTGGTCGAGTGTGGTCCGGGCAAGGTCCTGGCCGGCCTCAACAAGCGCTGCGCCGAAGGTGTGGCGACCTCTAACCTGAATACCCCAGAAGCTTTCGCTGCCGCGCGCGCAGAGTTGGCCTGA
- the pabC gene encoding aminodeoxychorismate lyase codes for MHSWVDGRPADALSLKDRGLAYGDGLFETIAVRSGKPLLLERHLQRLAEGCRRLALVTDPELVRSEVLAYAQALGEGVLKLILTRGDSLRGYAADPAAPARRILQGGALPAYPAAHAAQGVQLFPCTTRLSEQPLLAGLKHLNRLEQVLARAEWRDSDHAEGLMLDGAGHVIEGVFSNLFLVAGGQLLTADLSRCGVAGVMRGEILAQAQLQGIPVAITDISLEQLHQADEVFVCNSVYGIWPVLCCAGMRWSAGPLTRKLQGITRALLDA; via the coding sequence ATGCACAGCTGGGTCGACGGTCGTCCGGCTGACGCTCTGTCGCTCAAGGACCGTGGCCTGGCCTACGGCGATGGTCTGTTCGAGACCATCGCCGTCAGATCCGGCAAGCCGCTGCTGCTCGAGCGGCACTTGCAGCGTCTGGCCGAAGGCTGCCGGCGCCTGGCCCTGGTGACGGATCCGGAGCTGGTGCGCAGCGAAGTGCTGGCCTATGCCCAAGCCCTGGGCGAAGGGGTACTCAAGCTGATCCTGACCCGGGGCGATAGCCTGCGGGGCTACGCGGCCGATCCTGCGGCGCCGGCGCGGCGGATCCTCCAGGGCGGTGCCTTGCCGGCCTACCCGGCGGCCCATGCCGCACAAGGGGTTCAGCTGTTTCCTTGCACCACGCGCTTGTCCGAGCAGCCCTTGCTGGCTGGTCTCAAGCATCTCAATCGCCTGGAGCAGGTCCTGGCCCGAGCCGAATGGCGCGACAGTGACCACGCCGAAGGCCTGATGCTCGATGGCGCCGGGCACGTGATCGAGGGCGTGTTCAGCAATCTGTTCCTGGTCGCTGGAGGGCAGCTACTGACGGCGGATCTGAGCCGTTGTGGCGTGGCCGGGGTGATGCGCGGCGAAATCCTCGCCCAGGCCCAGCTGCAAGGCATTCCCGTAGCGATCACCGACATCAGTCTCGAGCAGTTGCACCAGGCTGATGAAGTCTTTGTCTGCAACAGTGTCTATGGCATCTGGCCGGTACTGTGCTGCGCCGGGATGCGCTGGTCGGCAGGACCGCTCACCCGTAAACTGCAGGGCATTACCCGCGCACTACTGGATGCTTGA
- the rpmF gene encoding 50S ribosomal protein L32, which produces MAVQQNKKSRSARDMRRSHDALEASALSVEKTTGEVHLRHHVSPEGVYRGRKVIDKGADE; this is translated from the coding sequence ATGGCTGTTCAGCAGAACAAAAAATCCCGCTCTGCCCGTGACATGCGTCGTTCCCACGATGCTCTCGAGGCTAGCGCTCTGTCCGTAGAAAAAACCACTGGTGAAGTTCACCTGCGTCACCACGTATCGCCAGAAGGCGTATACCGTGGTCGTAAAGTGATCGACAAGGGCGCTGACGAGTAA
- the tmk gene encoding dTMP kinase: protein MTGLFITLEGPEGAGKSTNREYLAERLRAAGIEVVLTREPGGTPLAERIRDVLLTPADEVMNSDTELLLVFAARAQHLATVIRPALARGAVVLCDRFTDSTYAYQGAGRGLSLERIEALEDFVQGELRPDLTLVFDLPVEVGLARASARGRLDRFELEGQAFFQKVREAFLKRAAGAPQRYFLVDAAQPLAQVQQSLDALLPRLLERARG from the coding sequence GTGACAGGCTTGTTTATTACTCTGGAAGGCCCGGAAGGCGCGGGCAAAAGCACCAATCGTGAGTACCTTGCCGAGCGCTTGCGCGCCGCAGGCATCGAGGTCGTGCTGACTCGCGAGCCCGGTGGTACTCCCCTGGCCGAGCGTATCCGTGACGTGCTGCTGACCCCGGCTGACGAGGTCATGAACAGCGATACGGAACTGCTGCTGGTATTCGCGGCCCGTGCCCAGCACCTGGCGACGGTGATCCGTCCCGCACTGGCCCGTGGTGCGGTGGTGCTCTGTGACCGGTTCACCGACTCCACCTACGCCTACCAGGGCGCGGGGCGTGGCTTGAGCCTCGAGCGGATCGAGGCCCTGGAGGATTTCGTCCAGGGCGAGCTGCGGCCGGACTTGACCCTGGTCTTCGATCTGCCGGTAGAGGTTGGCCTGGCGCGGGCCAGTGCCCGTGGTCGCCTGGATCGCTTCGAGCTGGAAGGGCAGGCTTTTTTCCAGAAGGTCCGCGAGGCGTTCCTCAAGCGCGCTGCTGGCGCCCCGCAACGTTACTTCCTGGTCGACGCGGCGCAGCCCCTGGCCCAGGTCCAGCAATCCCTGGATGCCCTGTTGCCTCGCTTGCTGGAGCGCGCCCGTGGCTGA
- the sppA gene encoding signal peptide peptidase SppA — protein sequence MTDEWKAPNGSSAEGVDDKSWKLLEKTLLAGVQEQRRSRRWGIFFKLLTFVYLILALALFTPLMSMEKNAARGGSYTAVIDVVGVIADKESASADNIVGSLRNAFDDPKVKGIVLRINSPGGSPVQSGYVYDEIRRLRALHKDTKVYAVISDLGASGAYYIASAADQIYADKASLVGSIGVTAAGYGFVGTMEKLGVERRTYTSGEHKSFLDPFQPQKPEETQFWQGVLDTTHRQFIASVKQGRGERLKDKEHPELFSGLVWSGEQALQLGLIDGLGSTSSVARDVIGEKELVDFTVQESPLDRFSKRLGTSMAERIAMWMGFQGPVLR from the coding sequence ATGACCGACGAATGGAAAGCACCAAACGGCTCCAGTGCAGAAGGTGTCGATGACAAGAGTTGGAAGCTGTTGGAGAAAACCTTGCTGGCTGGTGTCCAGGAGCAGCGTCGCTCACGACGCTGGGGGATTTTTTTCAAGTTGCTGACCTTCGTGTACCTGATCTTGGCGTTGGCATTGTTCACGCCGCTGATGAGCATGGAAAAAAATGCTGCCCGTGGCGGCAGCTATACCGCGGTGATCGATGTGGTTGGCGTGATCGCGGACAAGGAGTCCGCCAGTGCGGACAATATTGTCGGTAGCCTGCGCAATGCGTTTGACGACCCCAAGGTCAAGGGGATCGTCCTGCGGATCAACAGTCCTGGCGGCAGTCCGGTCCAGTCCGGTTATGTCTATGATGAAATCCGTCGATTGCGTGCGCTGCATAAGGACACCAAGGTCTATGCGGTCATTTCCGATCTGGGGGCTTCTGGCGCTTACTACATTGCCAGTGCTGCTGATCAGATCTATGCCGATAAGGCCAGTCTGGTGGGCTCGATCGGAGTGACAGCGGCCGGTTATGGTTTTGTCGGGACCATGGAGAAGCTGGGGGTCGAGCGTCGAACCTATACCTCTGGCGAGCATAAGTCGTTCCTCGATCCGTTCCAGCCGCAAAAGCCTGAAGAGACCCAGTTCTGGCAGGGGGTGCTGGACACCACTCATCGCCAGTTCATTGCCAGCGTCAAGCAGGGGCGGGGTGAGCGTCTCAAGGACAAGGAGCATCCCGAGCTGTTCTCTGGCTTGGTGTGGTCGGGGGAGCAGGCTCTGCAGTTGGGGTTGATCGATGGTTTGGGGAGTACCAGTTCGGTTGCGCGCGATGTGATCGGCGAAAAAGAACTGGTGGACTTCACCGTCCAGGAGTCGCCGCTCGATCGTTTCTCCAAGAGGCTCGGTACCAGCATGGCTGAGCGGATCGCGATGTGGATGGGCTTTCAGGGGCCGGTCTTGCGCTGA
- the mltG gene encoding endolytic transglycosylase MltG: MRRKLLLLLETGLVLAGLLLGASAWKLHSALEQPLNLSQEQLLDVPAGSTPTGTFNRLQADGVIEDAFWLRLYWRFNLPNQPLHSGEYRMTPGMTAEGLIGVWQRGEVVQYSLTLVEGWNFRQVRNALAKSDKLQQTLAGLSDSQVMDKLGHAGVFPEGRFFPDTYRFVRGMTDAELLEKAYVRLDEVLAKEWSKRADDAPYSDPYQALIMASLVEKETGVPQERGQIAGVFVRRMQIGMLLQTDPTVIYGLGERYTGKLTRAHLKESTPYNTYVNAGLPPTPIAMVGREAIHAALNPVAGKSLYFVARGDGSHVFSDDLDAHNSAVREFQLKRRADYRSSPAPASAPATSEAGTPAAGGAGGEAEQAPSTPLAAPAAGEPEPAPKSPQ; encoded by the coding sequence GTGAGACGTAAATTATTGCTCCTGCTGGAAACCGGACTGGTCCTGGCAGGGCTGCTGTTGGGTGCAAGTGCCTGGAAGTTGCACTCGGCCCTTGAGCAACCGCTGAACCTGAGCCAGGAGCAGTTGCTGGATGTTCCTGCAGGCTCCACTCCCACCGGTACCTTCAATCGCTTGCAAGCCGACGGTGTCATCGAGGATGCCTTCTGGTTGCGCTTGTACTGGCGTTTCAATCTGCCTAACCAACCTCTGCACAGTGGCGAGTACCGCATGACTCCGGGGATGACGGCCGAGGGGCTGATCGGGGTCTGGCAACGGGGCGAGGTCGTGCAGTACAGCCTGACCCTGGTGGAGGGCTGGAACTTCCGCCAGGTTCGCAACGCCCTGGCCAAGAGCGACAAACTGCAGCAGACCCTGGCAGGCCTCAGCGACAGCCAGGTGATGGACAAGCTTGGGCATGCCGGGGTGTTTCCCGAGGGGCGCTTCTTTCCCGACACCTATCGTTTTGTTCGTGGCATGACCGATGCCGAGCTTCTGGAAAAAGCCTACGTCCGTCTGGACGAGGTGCTGGCCAAGGAGTGGAGCAAGCGGGCCGACGATGCACCCTACAGTGATCCCTACCAGGCGCTGATCATGGCGTCGCTGGTGGAAAAGGAAACCGGCGTACCCCAGGAGCGCGGGCAGATCGCTGGAGTATTCGTGCGTCGAATGCAAATTGGCATGCTGCTGCAGACCGATCCAACGGTGATCTATGGTCTCGGCGAGCGTTACACCGGCAAGCTGACCCGGGCGCACTTGAAAGAGTCCACGCCCTACAACACCTACGTGAATGCCGGTCTGCCACCGACGCCGATTGCCATGGTGGGGCGCGAGGCGATTCACGCTGCGCTTAATCCGGTGGCGGGCAAGAGCCTGTACTTTGTTGCAAGGGGAGATGGCAGCCATGTCTTCTCCGACGACCTGGACGCCCACAACAGTGCTGTGCGCGAGTTTCAACTCAAGCGGCGTGCCGATTACCGTTCCAGTCCGGCACCTGCGAGCGCCCCGGCAACTTCGGAGGCCGGAACCCCGGCGGCTGGTGGCGCAGGGGGCGAGGCTGAGCAAGCGCCATCGACCCCGCTGGCGGCTCCAGCAGCTGGCGAGCCCGAACCCGCCCCGAAAAGCCCACAATGA